In Beijerinckiaceae bacterium, the sequence ATCGAATTCACGCACTTATCTTATCGGCGGCGACCCTTGGCGGCATCTACATTTGCTATCTCCTGGCCCTGCCATTTTTATCGGCCTTCACCTGGGCGCTTGCCCTCGCGGTCTTGTTCGTCTCGGTTCAGCGGGCCATCGAAACAAGGCTGAAGATGCCCAATGTCTCGGCCATGATCACGGTCCTGCTGGTTACGCTGATTGTTGTCGTGCCGGCGATCTTTGTCATCGAACGGCTCATCAGTGAAGCGGCAAAGGGCGCGATCCTCATTCAGACCCAGGTCGAGGGCGGCGCTTGGCGACGTGCGATTGACGCGCATGCCTGGATTGCGCCGATCGACCAGTGGATCGAGCAACAGATCAATCTTCCCGCCATTTTCGGGAACGTCGCATCCTGGCTGACCAACACAGGCGCATCATTTGTACGCGGCTCGGTGGTGCAACTCCTCGGCGTGGTGCTCACATTCTTCCTGCTGTTCTATTTTCTTCGGGACCGCCGCCCGGCACTCGAATGGCTCATGAAGCTGTCGCCGCTATCGCAAGCGGAGACCGAAATTCTCTTCTGCCAGATCGTGGATACCATTCGCGCAACGATCTACGGCACCGTGGTGGTTGCCGCGGTGCAAGGGACTCTGGGCGGGCTCATGTTCTGGTGGCTCGGACTCCCGGCGCCGCTGCTGTGGGGTTTTGTCATGGCTCTGCTGGCCGTGGTGCCGGTCCTGGGCGCGTTCGTCGTTTGGATTCCCGCGTCCATTTTTCTCGCCCTCGACGGCAACTGGGACAAGGCCGTCATCCTTCTCTTATGGGGTGGGCTGGTTGTCGGCACCGTCGATAATCTTTTGTATCCGATGCTGGTCGCAAACGGACTCAAGCTTCACACCGTCCCCGCTTTCATTTCCTTGGTTGGCGGACTCTATCTGTTCGGCGCGGCCGGCGTCATTCTTGGACCCATGGCGGTCACAATCACGATCATGCTATTGGATATTTGGAGATCGCGGCTCGCGGAACCGAAAGTTTGACAAGCACAACACCTCACCGATCGAAGGGCGAGCCCTGGTATTGGGGAACCGGCAGTGAGGTCCTTGACCGATTAGGTGCTCGCGCAACCGGGTTGACAAGCTCAGCTGCACGGAAACTCCTTGCCGAGCACGGACCGAACACGCTGAAAGAGGCCAAGCCCATCAGCCCCTGGGCGATCTTCTTCGCCCAATTCAACAGCGTCGTCATCTGGATCTTGATTGGAGCCGGCATCGTTTCCGGCCTTCTTGGCGAGGCAATCGACGCCTTCGCCATTCTTGCCATTGTTGTCCTGAACGCCGTGGTTGGCTTCCATCAGGAGTTCAGCGCCGAAAAATCGGTGGCAGCCTTGAAGCAAATGACGGCGCCGCAGGCGAAGGTCTGGCGAGACGGCGCCGTATCGCTCGTCGCTGCCAGGGAAATAGTCGTCGGAGACATCCTCGAACTTGAATCCGGGGATGTCGTTGCGGCCGATGCCCGCCTGTTGAGCGCCTCCTCGCTCAGCTGCGTGGAAGCCGCATTGACCGGAGAGTCGGAGCCCGTCGACAAGATCGCCGAAGCATTAAACCAGGACAATCTCCCGCTCGCCGAGCGCGAGAACATGATCTTCATGGGCACCAGTGTCGCGACGGGATCCGGCCGCGCGGTTGTGATCGCGACAGGGATGCAGACTGAAATCGGCGGCATCGCGGCTCTCATCGCCGAGGCCGACGAGGACAAGGGAACCCCGCTCCAGCAAAAGTTCGAAAGTTTCGGTCGTGTCCTGCTTTGGGCCACGCTAGCCGTCGTCATCTTGTTGTTCGGGCTCGGTTTGGTGCGCGGAACGAAGCCGTTCGATCTGTTCTTGACGTCGGTCAGTCTTGCCGTTGCGGCGCTCCCGGAAGGACTGCCTGCGGTCGTCACCGCGGCGCTCTCCATTGGCGTCCTTCGGATGTCCAGACGGCGCGCCTTGGTGAGACGGCTGGCTTCCGTCGAAACGCTGGGTTCAACCAGCGTCATTTGCACCGACAAGACGGGAACCCTCACGGTCGGCCAAATGACCGTCCGTGCCTTGTTCATCGCCGGCTACAGCTACGAAGTGACCGGCGAAGGATATGGTCCTGAAGGCGAGACCCGTTTCGAAGGGAAGATGACCGACGAGCGCCATGCAAGCCCCTTGCGGCAGATGGCCGAAGTCCTCATCGGCTGCAACAACGCGCATCTCGAATGGGACAATGGCGCCTGGAGGGTCATCGGCGATCCAACGGAAGGCGCTCTCCTTGCCGCCGGACATAAGGCCGGCGTCCGCAGGGACGAGCTCGAACGCGATATGCCGAAGCACCACGAGATCCCGTTCGACTCCGAACGCAAGCGCCACTCTGTCGTGCGGGTCTTGCCTGACGGACGCCAGCGCGCCTTTATCAATGGCGCTCCCGAACTCCTGCTGGCCCGCTGCGCCTATATTCTTGGCGATGACGGCGTCCGCCCGATGACCGAGGCAGATCGGGACGAAGTCGCCGAGAAAAACACTGAATTGGCCGGCAAGGCTTTGCGGGTGCTCGGTTCGGCGTTCCGCGACTTCGATCCGCAACCTACTCATATTCTTACGGCCGAGACGGTCGAGCGCGACCTCGTTTTCGTCGGGCTTGCCGGACTCTATGACCCTCCCCGGCCGGAGGCGAAGGACGCGGTGGCTCGATGTCGCGCGGCCGGCATTCGGGTGGTGATGATTACCGGTGACCACCCGCGCACCGCGCTGGCGATCGCCCGCGAACTTGGTATCGACAGTGGCGGAGAGGCATTGACCGGCACCGACCTCGATGGGCTGACCGACGCAAATCTCCGCGACCTTGCCTCCAGAATTTCTGTCTATGCGCGGGTGAGCGCCGTGCACAAGCTGCGCATCGTTCGCGCCTGGCAGGCCAACAACGCCGTGGTTGCGATGACTGGCGACGGTGTGAACGATGCCCCGGCCATCAAGGGCGCCGACGTCGGGATCGCAATGGGTCTCAGCGGTACGGAAGTGTCCAAGCAGGCCTCCGACATCATCATTACCGACGATAATTTTGCGACCATCGTTGCCGCCGTGGAAGAAGGCCGCGGGGTCTACGAGAACATCCGAAAGACGATCCACTATTTGTTGTCCGGGAACAGCGGGGAGCTGTTGCTCATGACAATCTGCGTCGTCATCGGTCTGCCCGCGCCATTGCTTCCTATCCATTTGCTGTGGATCAATCTCGTCACCGATGGGCTTCCGGCACTCTGCCTCGCGGCCGATCGAATCGATCCCGCAGTGAT encodes:
- a CDS encoding AI-2E family transporter → MDKKTRESGTVSAASNGESRDRIHALILSAATLGGIYICYLLALPFLSAFTWALALAVLFVSVQRAIETRLKMPNVSAMITVLLVTLIVVVPAIFVIERLISEAAKGAILIQTQVEGGAWRRAIDAHAWIAPIDQWIEQQINLPAIFGNVASWLTNTGASFVRGSVVQLLGVVLTFFLLFYFLRDRRPALEWLMKLSPLSQAETEILFCQIVDTIRATIYGTVVVAAVQGTLGGLMFWWLGLPAPLLWGFVMALLAVVPVLGAFVVWIPASIFLALDGNWDKAVILLLWGGLVVGTVDNLLYPMLVANGLKLHTVPAFISLVGGLYLFGAAGVILGPMAVTITIMLLDIWRSRLAEPKV